Part of the Pseudomonadota bacterium genome, ATCGAGGTGCCGGGAGCGACCGGTTATCTTGATACCAATTACGAAAACAAGGCGGCTTTCGCCCTGCGGGCTCTGGCCGGGCATGATTTTGTCTACCTGCATGTCGAATCCCCCGACGAATCCTCGCATGAGGGCAGCCTGGAGAAGAAATTACAGGCGATCGGCGATCTTGACCAGCGCCTGCTGGGGCCCCTGCTCGAAGGTCTGGCCCGAAAATTTCCAGGCCATCGGATTCTGGTCCTGCCCGATCATCCGACTCCGATTCGTCTCAAAACCCATACCGCCGCGCCGGTCCCGTTCATGCTTTACGACAGTCTCCGGCCGGTCGCCGGCAGTGAAGCCGGCTATAATGAAATAACCGCGGCCGCGGCCGCCAACCATTTTGCCGAAGGCTGGCGTCTGCAGAAGCATTTTATCGGCAAAGCAGTGTCTTGTAACGAAAAACTTTAAAAAAAATTAAGGAATTGCGCTTGAAACCCAAGTATATTTTTGTCACCGGCGGGGTTATCTCCTCGCTGGGTAAAGGTCTGGCCGCCGCCTCTCTGGGGGCTCTGCTGGAAGCCCGCAACCTGACGGTCGGAATGCAGAAACTTGATCCCTATCTCAATGTCGATCCCGGAACCATGAGTCCCTTTCAGCACGGCGAGGTTTTTGTCACCGACGACGGCGCGGAAACCGATCTTGACCTGGGCCACTACGAACGTTTTACCCGGACCCGGTTGACCCGGCACAGCAACTATACCTCCGGCAAGATTTATGACCAGGTGATTTCCAAGGAACGCCGGGGAGACTATCTCGGCGGCACGGTGCAGGTGATTCCGCACATCACCAACGAAATCAAGAACTGCATTCGGCAATGGGCCGACAATATCGATGTCGCCATCGTCGAGATCGGCGGCACCGTCGGCGATATCGAGAGCCAACCTTTTCTCGAGGCCATTCGCCAGTTTCGCTACGATGTCGGGCCCCGCAATGTTCTGTATATTCATCTGACCCTGGTGCCTTATATCAAGACCGCGGGCGAGCTCAAGACCAAGCCGACCCAGCACAGCGTCAGGGAACTGCGCCAGATCGGGATTCAGCCCGATATCATTCTCTGTCGGGCCGATCGCGAGCTCTCGGCCGAGATCAAGGCGAAAATCTCGCTTTTCTGCAATACCAGCGCCGATGCCGTCTTTACGGCGCGCGATGTCGACAGCATTTATGAATGTCCGATGGCCCTGCATGAAGAGGGCGTGGATGACAAGGTTGTTGCCTTGCTTAATATCTGGACCGGGGCCCCGCGGCTTGAATCCTGGCGCGAGATCGTGCGTAAGATCAAGGCCCCGGCGGCCGGGTCGGTGACGATCGGGGTGGTGGGTAAGTATATTGCCTTGACCGAATCCTATAAAAGCCTGAACGAGGCCCTGGCCCATGGCGGCATCGCCAACGATGTCAAGGTCGAGCTTGATTATGTTGATGCCGAGGAGCTGGTTGGTCTCAGTGACGAGGCTCTGGCGCGGCGTTTTGCCGGGGTTGATGGTTTTCTGATTCCCGGGGGGTTCGGTACGCGGGGGGTTGAAGGTAAAATCGCGGCCGCCGGCTTTGCCCGGCGCCGCAGGGTGCCGTTGTTCGGCATCTGTCTCGGCATGCAGTTGATGGCGGTTGAGTTCGCCCGCAGCGTGGCCGGGCTTGGCGATGCCAACAGCGCCGAATTCAATCCCGCGACCCAGGCTCCGGTTTTCGACCTGCTCAAGGAATGGCGCAGCGCCGACGGCAGCCAAGTCTTTACACAGAATGAAAACAGCGACAAAGGCGGCACCATGCGTCTGGGGGCTCATCCCTGCCGACTGCAGGAAGGCTCTTTCGCCTGGCAGGCCTACCAGCGTCAGGCCGAAATCTCCGAACGCCATCGTCATCGCTATGAGTTCAACAACGCCTACCGGGCCGTTCTTGAAGAAGGAGGGCTGAAGGTGACCGGCGTCCATGTGCATCATGATCTGGTTGAAATTATCGAATTGCAGGACCATCCCTGGTATCTCGGCTGCCAGTTTCATCCTGAATTTACCTCCAAGCCGATGTGTCCGCATCCTTTGTTTGTCGCCTTTATCAAGGCCGCGGTTGAAAATCGAGGCCGCGAATGACGGCGGTGGAGATTAATTCGCAGATCACGATCGGCGGTCCCGGCGCCGGCCTGGTGCTGCTTGCCGGTCCCTGTGTCCTGGAAAGCCGGGACGGAGCCTTCGGCATCGCTGAGACCACGTCCGCGATCTGCGAACGCTTGGGGTTGCCTTATATTTTCAAAGCTTCTTTTGATAAAGCCAACCGCAGCAGCGTTAATTCGTATCGCGGGCCCGGACTGGATCGAGGCCTGGAAATTCTGGCCGCAGTCAAGGAGCGTTTCGGCCTGCCGCTGACCACCGATGTCCATGCCGTTGAACAGGTCGGGCCGGTGGCCGCGGTGGTCGATATTATTCAGATTCCCGCTTTTCTTTGCCGTCAGACCGATTTGCTGGTCGCGGCCGGGGCCAGCGGTCGGGTGGTCAATATCAAGAAGGGTCAGTTCATGGCTCCGGGCGACATGCGCCAGGCAGTGGACAAGGTCGCGAGTACCGGTAACCGGCGCATTCTGCTGACCGAGCGCGGCTCCACCTTCGGCTACAACAATCTGGTGGTTGATTTTCGTTCGCTGCCGCTGCTGGCGGCTTGCGGTTGCCCGGTGGTTTTCGACGCCACCCATTCAGTGCAACTGCCGGCGGCGCAGGGTCTGGTTTCCGGCGGCGACCGGGCCATGATTCCGGTTCTCGCCGCCGCCGCAGTGGCCGCCGGGGCCGACGCTCTGTTTATGGAGGTTCATCCTGATCCCGATCGAGCCCTTTGCGACGGCGCCAACTCGTTGCCGCTGCATGAACTAGAAGCCCTGCTGGCCCGTCTCCTGGCCATCCGGCGGGCGACCGGCGCATAATTTCGTCTAAACAGATGGGGAACATAAAACGACCAATGCTTGAATCCGCGCAAATCATCGCCGAGGGGCGGCGGGCGGTGGCAGTGGAGGCCGCGGCTCTGCACGAGCTTGAACTCCGGCTTGACGAAAACTTTGTTCTGGCGGTAGGCCGGCTCGCCGCCTGTCAGGGCAAGGTCGTGGTCACCGGCATCGGCAAGTCGGGGATTATCTGCCGTAAGATTGCCGCCACCCTGGCCAGCACCGGCACGCCGGCGCTGTTTCTGCACCCGACCGAAGGCCTGCACGGTGATCTCGGAGTCCTGGGGAAAAACGATCTGGTGCTGGCCATTTCCTACAGCGGCAGCACCGAGGAACTTTTGAAAATCATTCCGGCCTTGAAACGGCAGGGCTTGCCGTTGTTGGCCATGACCGGTAATCCGGCCAGTGAACTGGCCCAGAACAGCGATCTGGTGCTGGATATCTCGATCAACCGCGAAGCCTGTCCGCTGGGTCTGGCTCCGACCGCGAGCACCACGGTGACCCTGGCTCTCGGCGACGCCCTGGCCGTGGCTCTGCTGGCGGTCAAAGGTTTCAGCGCCGATGATTTCGCCCTGCGTCATCCCGGCGGCGCGCTGGGGCGCCGTTTGCTGCTGCGAGTGTCCGATATCATGCATCAGGGTGAACGTATTCCTCTGGTCGGCGATCAGGTGACGGTCAAGGAAGCGCTTTTCGAAATGACCGGCAAGGGGTTGGGCGTGACCGGTATCGGTGACGCGCGCGGGTTCCTGCTCGGGGTGGTCACCGATGGCGATCTGCGCCGTCTGCTGACCCGGTATCTCAACCCGCTGACGCTGCCGGTCAGCCAGGTGATGACCCGCGGGCCCAAGACGATTGTTGCCGGCGAACTGGCGGTCACGGCCCTGAAAAAGATGGAAGAGCTGAAAATCACCTCGTTGTTTGTCGTGGCCGAAGAAGTTGAAACCGGGCTTAAACCGGTTGGTATTCTCCATTTGCACGACCTGCTTCGCGCCGGTGTGGTTTAGTCGAAGCTTGTCGTCCCGGCACGATTTTCCCGCCCCGTAATTATCAATCAACCGTGGTTTATGAGTTGAAACAAAACAATGGATAGTAAACTCAAGGAAAAGATTCTTCCTCTCAAGGCCCTGATCATGGATGTGGACGGGGTGCTGACCGATGGCCGGATTATTATCGACAGTAATGGTGCTGAGAGCAAGCAGTTCGATGTGCGAGACGGCCACGGCCTGAAAATGCTCAAGCGCAGCGGCGTTACTCCGGCCCTGTTGACCGGACGGAGCTCTCCGGTGGTCAGTCGTCGGGCGGCGGAGCTTGGGATTGAAATTGTTTTTCAACGCTGCTATGACAAACTGCTGGCTTATCGGCAGCTTAAAAAGCGGCTTCGTCTGAAGGATCACGAAATCGCTTATGTCGGTGATGACGTGGTCGATATTCCGGTTCTGACTCGGGTCGGTCTCGCGGCTACGGTGGCGGATGCCGACCCTGAGCTGTTCCCGCTGGTGGCCTGGCGTTCAAGCCGGCCCGGAGGTCGCGGCGCGGTGCGTGAACTCTGCTGTCTGATCATGCGGGTTCAGGGGACCTGGGAACCGGCGTTGGCCGCGTATCTGAAAAAATAGTCGGACATGGTTTCTTGAAAAAAAAAATCCTGATCATGTTGTTGGCGCTCTTGCTTCTGGTGGCGGTCGGGGCCTATTTGGGGTTCAGACTGGCGCGAGATTCCGGCCGCTTGCCCGAGCTGTTGCCCGAGCTGGCCCGACACCTGGAATTCGAACTGGAAAATGTTCGTTACGCTCACAGCCGGGCGGGGTTGAAAAAGTGGGAGCTGAGCGCGGCCCGGGCCCGGCGGCTCAAGGGCGCGGAAGAAATTCGTCTGGAAGAGATCAAGGCCCGACTCTTTGCCGAGGGCAAACTGGAGAGTGATACCGGGATTGAAGCCGAGCGGGGGTTTTATGTTGTGGCCAGCGGGGATATGGAACTTGAGGGGCGGATTCGGGTTGTCAGCCAGCAGTTTCAGATCACGACCGAACGTCTGTGTTATCGCGAGGCGGAGGAGGAAATTCAAGCTCCCGGAAAGATTTTTGTCGAGAGCGAAAAACTCGATATCAGCGCCGATAGCGCGGTGATCGATCTGCCGGGGCAAAAGTTGCGGATGCAGGGGCGGGTGCAGGCTCATCTTCGTCCGGGCGCCGCCGCGCCGGTGCCCGCCGACCCGCCGCTGGTGGCGCCCGCGTCTGAACTGACCACCACTCCGGGGACCGACGGCGGCATGGTTTCCGGCACCCGGGAAAAACGAAAACGTCGCTCCCGGGTCGATATCGAAAAGGCGCAAAAACCGTAATGATCGCGATGCCGCCTTGGGGTTGCGGGGCTGATTCCCGCATCAGACTTAAAGAGAGTTGATGATGAAAAATATGCTTTGGCGAGTTATCTTTTTTCTGGGCTTGACAGGTTTTGGCGGTGCCTGGGCCGGAGCGGCGGAGCCGATCGCGCCCAACGCTCTTTTCCTCAGCAAGAACAA contains:
- a CDS encoding CTP synthase; its protein translation is MKPKYIFVTGGVISSLGKGLAAASLGALLEARNLTVGMQKLDPYLNVDPGTMSPFQHGEVFVTDDGAETDLDLGHYERFTRTRLTRHSNYTSGKIYDQVISKERRGDYLGGTVQVIPHITNEIKNCIRQWADNIDVAIVEIGGTVGDIESQPFLEAIRQFRYDVGPRNVLYIHLTLVPYIKTAGELKTKPTQHSVRELRQIGIQPDIILCRADRELSAEIKAKISLFCNTSADAVFTARDVDSIYECPMALHEEGVDDKVVALLNIWTGAPRLESWREIVRKIKAPAAGSVTIGVVGKYIALTESYKSLNEALAHGGIANDVKVELDYVDAEELVGLSDEALARRFAGVDGFLIPGGFGTRGVEGKIAAAGFARRRRVPLFGICLGMQLMAVEFARSVAGLGDANSAEFNPATQAPVFDLLKEWRSADGSQVFTQNENSDKGGTMRLGAHPCRLQEGSFAWQAYQRQAEISERHRHRYEFNNAYRAVLEEGGLKVTGVHVHHDLVEIIELQDHPWYLGCQFHPEFTSKPMCPHPLFVAFIKAAVENRGRE
- a CDS encoding 3-deoxy-8-phosphooctulonate synthase; translation: MTAVEINSQITIGGPGAGLVLLAGPCVLESRDGAFGIAETTSAICERLGLPYIFKASFDKANRSSVNSYRGPGLDRGLEILAAVKERFGLPLTTDVHAVEQVGPVAAVVDIIQIPAFLCRQTDLLVAAGASGRVVNIKKGQFMAPGDMRQAVDKVASTGNRRILLTERGSTFGYNNLVVDFRSLPLLAACGCPVVFDATHSVQLPAAQGLVSGGDRAMIPVLAAAAVAAGADALFMEVHPDPDRALCDGANSLPLHELEALLARLLAIRRATGA
- a CDS encoding KpsF/GutQ family sugar-phosphate isomerase; translated protein: MLESAQIIAEGRRAVAVEAAALHELELRLDENFVLAVGRLAACQGKVVVTGIGKSGIICRKIAATLASTGTPALFLHPTEGLHGDLGVLGKNDLVLAISYSGSTEELLKIIPALKRQGLPLLAMTGNPASELAQNSDLVLDISINREACPLGLAPTASTTVTLALGDALAVALLAVKGFSADDFALRHPGGALGRRLLLRVSDIMHQGERIPLVGDQVTVKEALFEMTGKGLGVTGIGDARGFLLGVVTDGDLRRLLTRYLNPLTLPVSQVMTRGPKTIVAGELAVTALKKMEELKITSLFVVAEEVETGLKPVGILHLHDLLRAGVV
- a CDS encoding HAD-IIIA family hydrolase: MDSKLKEKILPLKALIMDVDGVLTDGRIIIDSNGAESKQFDVRDGHGLKMLKRSGVTPALLTGRSSPVVSRRAAELGIEIVFQRCYDKLLAYRQLKKRLRLKDHEIAYVGDDVVDIPVLTRVGLAATVADADPELFPLVAWRSSRPGGRGAVRELCCLIMRVQGTWEPALAAYLKK
- the lptC gene encoding LPS export ABC transporter periplasmic protein LptC, with product MKKKILIMLLALLLLVAVGAYLGFRLARDSGRLPELLPELARHLEFELENVRYAHSRAGLKKWELSAARARRLKGAEEIRLEEIKARLFAEGKLESDTGIEAERGFYVVASGDMELEGRIRVVSQQFQITTERLCYREAEEEIQAPGKIFVESEKLDISADSAVIDLPGQKLRMQGRVQAHLRPGAAAPVPADPPLVAPASELTTTPGTDGGMVSGTREKRKRRSRVDIEKAQKP